A region of the Synechococcus sp. PCC 7502 genome:
CTGAAAAAACAACCCGCTGCTGTCGGATTAGCTCGGTTAGTGAAATTAGTTGCCAATGGTTCTTTAGTTCCGCATATTGATGTAGAAGCTCCGTGGAGTGAAGTTGCCCAAGTCTCTCATCAGTTAAACGATCGCCAGTTTCTCGGCAAAGCTGTTCTCCACATTGAACCTTAAGGAATTTAGGTGTAAAAATCGGGCTAAAGTCCTTTTTATCTTGGTTTTAATTATAGATGATGGTAGATGTAGGCTTTTGAAGATTTGATTTGGATTTGCAATTTATATTTGAAATTTGTTAAGTGCTGCAAATCAATTTATTTTTCGATACTTATTAAACAATCTGCCCCAATCCACTTCGCTTAAACTACATATATACCAATCCTCTTAGCTTAAAAATCAGCATCAAGAAAAGAATTTATGTACGCGTACGGAAATTTCCTAGTCGAACTAGAAGGCATTGAAGTAATTAATTCACCTACCCAAGTAGCTAAGCTATCCGAGGACTACTTTCGCTTTAGCCCCATCCTTACGCCAGTTTTAGAAAATAAAGTTGCTGATTTGGTATTAAGACCTAAAACTGAAAGTGAAGTAATTCAAATCGCCCAAGCCTGCGTCAAGCATCGTATTCCCCTGACTGTGAGAGGGGCTGGCACAGGAAACTATGGACAGTGTGTGCCATTAAATAGAGGCATAATTCTTGATATTACTCGGATGCAGGGAATCAAGTGGCTGAAGCCGGGCTTAGCTTGTGTGGAGGCAGGGATTAAACTGGGGGCATTGGACAGAAAAGCCCAAGAAATTGGTTGGGAAACACGCATGGTACCTTCAACCTTTCGGAGTGCTACAGTCGGTGGGTTTATTGCGGGGGGAAGTGGTGGAATTGGTTCAATTTTGTATGGGCAACTGCGCGATCGCGGTAATCTCAGGGCTGTCAGAGTTGTTACCCTCGAAGACACTCCACGCATAATTGAATTGCGGGGCGACGATGTTCAAAAAGTGAATCACGCCTATGGTACCAATGGGATTATTACGGAACTGGAAATTCCCCTTGCTCCTGCCTATGGTTGGGCAGAATGTATTGTGGCATTTAAGGAATTTGAGGTGGCAGCAAATTTTGGGCAAGCTTTAGGTAATGCCGATGGGATCATGAAAAAAATGATTAGTGTCCATGCGGCTCCTATTCCTAGCTTCTTTATCGCCTTAAAATCCTATATTTCTACCTCAAGTCATTGCGCTTTAGTCCTAGTGGCAGAGTCGGATTTAGAACCATTTAAGTCCTTAGTTCAAGAGTACAAGGGAGAAATTTGCTACGAGAAATCTGCCCAAGACGCAAGCAAGGGTTTAACTTTGGTGGAATTTTCTTGGAATCACACTACCCTCCATGCCCGTACTGTCGATCCATCCTTAACCTATTTACAAAGTTTGTTCCCTGATGTGGAAAAGGTTATGGAGATGTATAGATACTTTAGCGATGAAGTCATGATGCACCTAGAGTTTATTCGCATGAATGGCAAAATTATTCCCGCAGCGATTCAGATCATGGAATTTACAACTAGCGATCGCCTAGAGGAAATTATTAAATATCACGAAGATCATGGAGTTTTAATTGCCAATCCCCATACCTATCTACTTGAAGATGGTGGCATGAAAGCGGTCAATCAAGAACAGCTAGACTTTAAGCGACTAGTTGATCCCTACGGGTTAATGAATGTGGGCAAAATGCGAGCTTATTTATAAGTTATCACAGCGATCACCACAAACGAGGTTAAGGTTCAACCTAAATCTGCAATACCTTATAAACTGTATCTAAATCCACCTGATCTGTAACTATGGCACTACCGATCGCCTTGGGCATAATAAATATTACTTTGCCACGGTCGACTTTTTTATCTTGGGACATGGCGGCAATAATTTGCTTGGGGTCAATATCTTGAGGTAATTTTGTCGGTAATTTTGCCTTATAGATTAATTCTAATTGTGCCTCTTGATCGCTTTGTTGCCAAAATCCTAATTCCACGGCGATCGCACCCGCAATTACCATCCCTAGTCCCACCGCTTCACCATGATTAAATTTGCGATAATTTGTCACCATTTCGATCGCATGACCGACCGTATGACCATAGTTCAGGATTGCTCTTAGGTTTCCTTCTTTTTCGTCTTTACTGACAATTTCAGCCTTTGCTTTGGCGCAGTGAACCAAAATTAGGTATAAAGTTTCAGGTTGTAAGTAACGGATTTGATCTAGGCGTTGGCAAGCAGATAATTGCTCAAATAATTCCCGATCCCAAATTACCCCGTACTTAATTACCTCAGCCATTGCGGCTCTAAACTCACGGGCGGGTAGAGTTTTTAAGACTTCGGGATCAGTCCAAACTAAACGAGGCTGATGAAATGCCCCTATGAGATTTTTGCCTTGGGGATGATTAATCCCAGTTTTACCACCGATCGCCGAATCCACCATCGCCAAAAGTGTAGTCGGTACCTGCACAAAATCCAGTCCCCTGAGCCAAGTCGCAGCCGCATAGCCCGCCATATCGCCAATTACGCCCCCACCCAAAGCCACAATGATTGAAGATCGCTCTAATTTATTATGCAAAGCGGCATCATAGATTTTTTGTAAAGAGGCTGCGGTTTTAAATCTTTCGCCTGCGGGTAAAATCAAACTAGCGACCTCAAACCCTTCTGATGCTAAGGAGTTAACAGTGCGATCGCCGTAGTGCTTAAAAATAACAGGATTAGAAACTATTAAAACCTTCTTACTTTTTTTACCTAAGCCCAAGTTTATTAATTTCTCGCCTAATCCTTCCAGACTGCCCGCAGCGATCGCAATTTCATAGCCCTGAGTTTGTTTATTTGGGAAATCGACGGTGATGGTTGTGGTTGTCATAATTGTCATAGTTGCAAATGTGATTAATTGAAATTACTGTTGGTAAACCCTACCTTTCCATGCCCCACCCTTACCCTGCCAGTGTCGCCAAGCCGAGTCCATAGTCATGAGTGTATATAAAAAAGCGATCGCAGGTAAACACAAACTGAGCCACCACGGACACCGATAAAACCTAATTGTAGGGATATAGGAAATTGTCATGATCGTTAAAGTCAAACCTGAAGCAATCGTCACATAGTTCTGCCCTAGCAATAACCCCAGAACTAAGCCCAAGGGTGGCAGGATATAAATAATGCCCATGCCAATTAGGGTACCAATTAATAACAGAGGGGAGTAGTTAAGCTGCGTGTAGGCGGTGCGAGCTACCATATCCCAGATGGTTTGCAGATTAGGATAGGGTCTAAGACTACAGGTGGTATCACTTAATCCCAGCCAAATTTTACCCCCAGTGGATTTTACGGCTTGTGCCAAAGCGCAGTCATCAATTAAAGCTTGACGGATCGAACTAATGCCACCAATTCGATCTAAGGCTGTGGTT
Encoded here:
- a CDS encoding FAD-binding oxidoreductase, which translates into the protein MYAYGNFLVELEGIEVINSPTQVAKLSEDYFRFSPILTPVLENKVADLVLRPKTESEVIQIAQACVKHRIPLTVRGAGTGNYGQCVPLNRGIILDITRMQGIKWLKPGLACVEAGIKLGALDRKAQEIGWETRMVPSTFRSATVGGFIAGGSGGIGSILYGQLRDRGNLRAVRVVTLEDTPRIIELRGDDVQKVNHAYGTNGIITELEIPLAPAYGWAECIVAFKEFEVAANFGQALGNADGIMKKMISVHAAPIPSFFIALKSYISTSSHCALVLVAESDLEPFKSLVQEYKGEICYEKSAQDASKGLTLVEFSWNHTTLHARTVDPSLTYLQSLFPDVEKVMEMYRYFSDEVMMHLEFIRMNGKIIPAAIQIMEFTTSDRLEEIIKYHEDHGVLIANPHTYLLEDGGMKAVNQEQLDFKRLVDPYGLMNVGKMRAYL
- the aroB gene encoding 3-dehydroquinate synthase — its product is MTVDFPNKQTQGYEIAIAAGSLEGLGEKLINLGLGKKSKKVLIVSNPVIFKHYGDRTVNSLASEGFEVASLILPAGERFKTAASLQKIYDAALHNKLERSSIIVALGGGVIGDMAGYAAATWLRGLDFVQVPTTLLAMVDSAIGGKTGINHPQGKNLIGAFHQPRLVWTDPEVLKTLPAREFRAAMAEVIKYGVIWDRELFEQLSACQRLDQIRYLQPETLYLILVHCAKAKAEIVSKDEKEGNLRAILNYGHTVGHAIEMVTNYRKFNHGEAVGLGMVIAGAIAVELGFWQQSDQEAQLELIYKAKLPTKLPQDIDPKQIIAAMSQDKKVDRGKVIFIMPKAIGSAIVTDQVDLDTVYKVLQI